The Aedes aegypti strain LVP_AGWG chromosome 1, AaegL5.0 Primary Assembly, whole genome shotgun sequence sequence gtGTAGTTATTTGAACagctaacaatcaaaaattcaatgccaattgtttggttacactaaaacgatcatcatacaataaaaaatctataggttatTGCGATAAATTCTATGTTATCTACAAATTACTAGcggttagaaattttttttaggacttgctccggtgttttaagtactacaaatcaaacagtagtttccaaaaatatttcaaaaacctgacatgaatctagcagcccatacatttctgtaggtgccaaaattttgtaaatcggacttaggacagccgagatatagtgggttgaatttagcgttccaactgattttgaggcttagTCGTCCGTGTAAGTGACGAATATCTTAGGCGGACAAGTGTTAACAAAAGTGCTggagacacaaaattgctcaaattaatatttatgctgcaaataaactcaaaacgtgagtgtccaaagtagcttCGTCCGTCGGTATCATTAAATCATATTTATAGCAAAATGATAACTGAATATGTTATACAGCAATAATATTAAATAACAAAATCATTTCAAGTTACTAATAGTAGGATGatcaaaaaatgtgttatccaTTATGACTAAATGCGATAACTGAACTTGTTATAAGTGTGTTATCAGTGATAACTGAATCTGTTATCAATTTAATTTGTTTGAAGgaaatttttgttataattttgttatattgGCTTTTAATTTAACCCAGTTGATAAAACATTTAGTTATCAAATCAATTATTACTGGATAACTCAATTTGTTATCATATAGGTATGCGCCTTTGGGaaaatgtaccagttatggccatagtggttccctatttggccgtatgtgacattttgataaatttcacattttaagtctttttgaatgctttaacatcaagatatatcttaaatctaactactaaaacaaacaaaatttttcaaaatttgacgacattgaaatatttacttatggcgaaatagggaaccacttaCCTCAGTTGTCCATTAATAATGTAATAATCACTTAAATCGttttcaagatcaccaagcagggatttttccaacaaattcttcaaatagTGTACCATCAGTTTTTTCAACATTGCATcttcaacaaatctttcagaaaacctctcagaaattcttcaaggatttaatgaaaaaatcacagctcaaattatttaggatttcctttgaaaataAACATTAAACTACTTTTCCAGGTTACTTTAAGGACTCCTCCTTATAAACCACAAGacataaacaattaaacaagatTAAATTAAGAAAATGTTCTAAGCGCTTTCTCAGAAAAGTTCACCACATATgatctgtattttttcatagaaaGTTCCTTAAGTGTTTCTtaagatttatctaaaaatcaatttggaGATAAATACCACAAAAATCCCTACctaagaaattttttaaaagttatAAAATTCTCATCAAGTTTCTTGGAATACGTTCAATTGTTCTTCCAaaaaactcttccgcgaaaTACTTAAAAATTCCTGAGTAATTTGTTCGGCAAATTATACTATTGCTTCCCCTGGGATGTCGTCCTGAGGATCATCCGAAAAATTTACTAGATATCAATCCAAGAATTTCCCAGAGATTTTATAATGTTATTATAAGCGATACTTGTGgggatattttaaaagaaatttttcaacagaatTCGATCttgaacttcttgaaaaataaattctccagaaattccatcaagtattctctcaggatttaacaattcctccatattttttccaaatatctattcaatgatttttttcataaataatataaaaaaatctatcgaATCTCTATTTTAGTACAAAAACTTCATCAGGAATACCTcataattttttaaaagatttcttcACATATTACTATTTGAATCACTTCATATTCATATTCAATTTAGATTAAATTTATAGACTTTTGGagaacttcaaaaaaaaaacttttgaataattgcatcaaaaatttaatgtggaataaaaataataaattattgttgaaaaattcaagaattcatcaagaatttcttaaactttttgacgaaataCCTGTACTagtgaaattgcaaacttaaagtttatatacaaggaaatcatatattttatttgattgcTTTTATATGTACAAGCATAAACATCATTATTAACATTTTTAGTCAATATACGACACTAAGacataaggtacagtgggggaagtgtatcagtggggtaagtggatcatttgtctatattgagcataaatacttcaatatgttgaatgttttcgcagcattgcttcgttttaggttatgttcTTACGTCCACAATGATACTAATGCAAAACTGATACTACACCAACACTAACACAAGAAAACTTGTTGGCTGcataaatcaattaatttcaaaaatgttttccgtcaatcataaatttattgtatctctgccttaaatcaaattccactagatttttcaacgcatggtgaacatttcagttctaattgtatgaatcaaaatgaaaaatatgtgaattttataaataaatacagatatattggacatggtacacttacccccacTTTTTAATGGAGTGGGGAAAGTGGatcaagttcttcttcttctttctggcgttacgtccccactgggacagagcctgcttctcagattagtgttcttatgagcacttccacagttattaactgagagctttctttgccgattgaccatttttgcatgtgtatatcgtgtggcaggtacgaagatactctatgccctgggaatcgagaaaatttcctttacgaaaagatcctcgaccagcgggattcgaacccacgaccctcagcatggtcttgctgaatagctgcgcgtttacctctacggctatctgggcccgcagtggatcaagtattattaccatctattggcagactgcttacgataatttgaataagtttgaatactcgcaaatattgttttgtttttactgtTTCTCATtactagcttaaatttgtctaaTTGACTGTAGATAATTTGAATAAATCcacctaaaatttattttaatctttctggtataagaaaatataaaagaatgaaaattgcaaaattctaacaaaacttttcgtggtttattaaagctgagttgcaaaagagcaaaatatacaaattttccaattgaaaacatattatcATACCATATTTGACCATAtgaattgttctagacagatgatacaaatacattcaaaaatagaataagaagatttcagtttgataaacaaaaataaatgtatctaatatttttaaatctttttgaacgaaatgaaactaaagattttgacttttcaggaataatataaaatttcacaaaattgatttttaccttaaataaaatcaataatttccgtttttcgtgttttgaaggccttgggaccaaaagggctattgctgttctcattttttcttgaaagttcagaaaattttacgtctactgtcaaattttcagcgatgtatgtttttttagtttttgagatatatatttttgaaaataaaaaatcagtcattttccatcggcacacactgtaggtctaaGCGCAtaagattatttatttttaaaaattatcataacttttgaacagctcgaCCGAATCCAATCTTTTTCCATGGAATTAAAACTTAGaagctttcagaaaaaaataaaaatctttgaaaaaatatatttttttacattaaaataaatggaaatttctgaaaaaactagatattttattttttgtgatgtaatataatatttatatatattttttccagatttttcaatgatgttgttgaagttgaaatcttaagctttaattccataaaaaaagattggaaatcggttgagctgttcaaaagttatgataatttttaaaaataaataatctaatgcgctgagacctacagtgtatatatatatatatatatatatatatatatatatatatatatatatatatatatatatatatatatatatatatatatatatatatatatatatatatatatatatatatatatatatatatatatatatatatataaactaTGCGTCGTATGTCAAAtatcaacctatctgtaacttttaaaccaatagttttaacacaacttttacaatagttttcaaaaattgaggaaatttgtagttcgtcacagaaaaaatgaaaggaatcggttgagaaacggcagagatatagctctctgaagttggccatctgtatgggaaaacggctttggtgcattttatatgtccgatactgtatttAACTATATAAACATattatattatgaaaatttcctaCCGAAACCTATTCCACATCATTCGGTGTGGTTAGGTACATCTTGGTCTATCTTTGGGTCTACGACACTGTTATAACTCTTTTCTATGAGTTTGAGCTTTCGAATGATATAAATAGATAAAACTACGAAAATGTCTACTCAATGCCCTACTCACCCTAAACCCTAAACTCACCGTTGTTGAGAAAATCCTGCGAAATTGTTGACAAAGGTGACCGGGGAGATTCTGGCTCGGACACCTGTGTGTACAGCACACAATATTCGGAATCATCATCCAAGAGTTCACCTTCGAAATCTTCCTTCTCTTGCAGATCCATGCTTTCTGCCGGATTCTCCGGATCTTTCATGCCTTCCGGATCATCTCTCATGCTTTCCGCAAATTCCATACATTCCGGTTCTTCTATGGCTTCCGGATGTTTGGATGCTGCTTTCGAGTCTGGAAATGCATAGGAAAAAGCAGAACTATGAAACATATCATCCTGGCAGCAAAGTATGTTTTCTTACCGGCAACAAAGCTCTCGTCCATTAATTCGGTCATATTGTTTTGCTTGAAGCTTTTCAAAAAACAATTGAGGGCCTCAAAATAGGTCCAGGTTGACCGTGTTCCTCCGGACACTCCCATTTTGTTTTTCTCGGCCCTGCAACAAAATCATGTTTATATGAGTCCTATGTTTTTAgtgtttcaaaattgaaaatatattacCTGTATCTTCTGGACAAATTGTGGATTCGGTTGCGCAATTCGGTTGGAGTCAAACGGATGCCATAGCTCCGTAGTTGCTCACacatttttaagtaaatatGTGAGTTCTTGCAAGTTTTGCGCAAGGCGTCCACATTTTCACTCCACACATCGATGACTCTGTTGATTTCATCGGAACTTAGCACTTTTAAT is a genomic window containing:
- the LOC110674757 gene encoding uncharacterized protein LOC110674757, with product MSSQKVTKKIEKISEKKPLKVLSSDEINRVIDVWSENVDALRKTCKNSHIYLKMCEQLRSYGIRLTPTELRNRIHNLSRRYRAEKNKMGVSGGTRSTWTYFEALNCFLKSFKQNNMTELMDESFVADSKAASKHPEAIEEPECMEFAESMRDDPEGMKDPENPAESMDLQEKEDFEGELLDDDSEYCVLYTQVSEPESPRSPLSTISQDFLNNDEPATSSAGPSKSPSTFGEPSATPSTSKTRAKFAPPKRGKKNIQERLLDLAEKENEKFETFMSESLAYDQQIIEQMRQNNELLKKVIEKM